A window of Magnolia sinica isolate HGM2019 chromosome 13, MsV1, whole genome shotgun sequence genomic DNA:
aatttagaaattaaaatggTTTAAAAAAGAAATCTACAAATGGAGGAAAGAGGAATTAGGGGGCCAAGAGGAGGAGACCACAACAATTCCATAAGAAATTAAGAATCTAGATATTAAAGAAGAGGCAACAAAGTTATCGGAAGAGGAGAGCATGGCGAGAAGTGCATCGGGTGAAATATAATGCTAGAATGCGAGAGGAGAAAATTAAATGACGCCAACGATTGTGGGCGCTTTGGTTGAAAGAGGgtgatcaaaatacaaaattcttTCATGCTATGACCAGTGTAAGGGCAGGGGTCAACTAAATAAAATCTATCATGGTTGAGGGTGAAAGACTTGAGGGAAAGACTAAGAAGGTGTGCGAATCTATAGTTGATTTCTATAGAAAGCTGCTATCACGTGATGATTGGAATAGGCCGCTTCTTGATAATTTGTCTTTTCAATCTATCTCATCACAAGTTGCTGAATCATTGGAAAAGGCATTCTATGAGGAAGAAGCTAAACAAACGATGGAGGAATTGGGGAGTGACAAAGCCCTAGGGTTgaatggttttatttatttatttaattttattttattgtttttaatTGGAAATTTTGGGTAATGGTTAAGAATGATGTGATTGTGTTTATTAACGAATTCTACGAGAAAGGGTGCATTACATTGGAGTTATGGGCCACATTTATATCGACAATTCCAAAAAAAGTGCCGAAAACCTTCGAGACTTCAGACCCATTAGCTTATTGAGTGGTCCTTACAAGATATTGGCTAAGATACTCGCTTCTAGATTTCGAGCAATGTTGAGTGAGGCAATTTTAGAATCACAAGGGACGTTTGTAAAAGAAAGATTGATAGTGGATAGCTTTTTGTGGCGAATGAGTGTATAGACACTTGCAATAGAAGAGGTTTGAAAGGTCTCATCTGCAAGTTAGACATAGAAAAGGCctatgatcatgtggattgggaCTTCTTCGATTATATGTTAGCAAGGTTGGGATGTGGGGCTAAATGGCGAGCTTGGATGTGGAAATGTGTGAGGTCAACAATATTATCAATTTTGGTTAATGGTTCCCCGAATGGTTTTTTCTCAGTGTCAAGAGGTCTATGTCAAGGGGATCCTTTCTCCCTATACTTATTCGTTGTTATCATGGAGGCTTTGAATAGCTTGATAGACAAAGGGGTGGAGTTGGGGCTTATGAGAGGATTTAGAGTTGGACAATTTAGACTTCCAAGTTTCTCAATTGCAGTATGCGGATGATACTTTATTATTTCGCAAGGCAAACTCTCGAAGTGTTGAAAATCTTTAAGTGATTATCGTTAGCTTTGAGGTAGTTTCGGGCTTGAAAGTCAATATTAGTAAGAGTGAAATTTTGGGGGTGGAAATTCCAGAATAAGTGAAGATGGATGCTAATAAATTTGGATGTAGGGAAGGTTCCTTTCCCATGTTATACCTTGGTCTTCTGCTATGTAATGGAAGGCCAACGAAACACCTATGGGATAAAGTGATTGAATGGTTTGAAAGAAGGTTGTCACAATGGAAACCTCAACATTTGTCGTTGGGTGGGAAAATTTTTTTGATTAAGATAGTAATGTCTAATCTTCTTGTGTATTATATGTCGCTATTCAAATGGCCAAATTCGGTTTTGAACAAATTGGAAAAAAATTAGGCGGGATTTTCTATGGAGAAGAGTGGAAGATAAACACAAATTTCACCTTATAAAATGGGAAGAAGCATGTAAGCCTTGAGATTAAGTGGGAGTGGGGTttaatgatggggacatcatgcacatGCCCCCTCTACGCATGTATTCGAGGCGGAGGCGGGCCCCACTATCGATTTAGATCAACGGcgacatctttggagggcctcataattagggggctgtgttatggagcattggagtggacccgatcatcacataGATTCTTCCATCAGAtttcatgatcgtggctcacCATTTTAGATGATCTACGATTTTGAGTTTTAactatttttgttattagaaacttcatgaacggctttgattgcttatattagttattttatttgcttTAGCTTTGGTATTAGTGCACGCACATGTCGCAAGGgtaattttgtcttttttttttgggttgatggttttcttataaatatagcaatcccatgtaggtattgcaatgatattttatgaataaaaattcatgtgtttcttcctctctctctctctctctctctctctctgggttgAAGAATCAAAttaggtgcgaaaccctcccttcctcgaagggctaactaccgtggtgcgaagccacatccgcTCCAAATCATCTCCACCTTCTTACCCACCACATTCATCATCCTAGACACCCCTTCCACCTTCAGAATCACCTACTTTCGTATCCAAGTTTTCTCCTACAATAGTgcacaaacaaattttcaaattctggcccatctgaggggctgaaacttcggcggagtactacGCACTCGCCTTGCGATGGATCAACGCGAAACATGGTATGGAGGCAGCCCATCCTTGGCCAATCCCAGCCTAGAAGTCGGTTTttgactttgtgggccccacacgtgcggaCGACTGTCACGCACATGCGTCCAGGCCCCTCTGCTGTCCAACATACATGGCTCATCCCAAATTCTCTTTTTCCTCTATTTCATTCTCTtttgactaaaaaaaaaaaacccttaatccaaatccctaaccctaaagagtcccaaatcccaattatcccAAATTTTCgaaccctagattttcccccaaattgaaacctagtgaatctcttgagttgggaacaatcctttgcaagaatggatgattcTTACACTCCGTTGGgtttgtttggcttataattttatttgatccagccccaaagttgtgtaggcttggaccctcatagattcccctttttgaatgtttgatggtatgtaggatgtgaaattttgtaactgtttaaaattggtatcatcacatgcttgatttcttgcattccatatttaatttcatgtcctgcatcaaatttggtatcagagcacaagGTTGTCATAGGGGAATACAATGCATGATTAGGGgttaattcatatatatatatatatgtatatattttatgtaCCACACCCATTCAGTTagggctgtttagaggtccataattcaTGATATAGGCTACTGAAATTCCTGTTATCAGAAAGTTTGCAattcacattgctgaattttctgttgtccatttattttgacggccatattgctggatttttgtgGAGTTGCGTAATTTCGTCCATATAGCGTCCTACAGGTTCATCCAATGTCATTAGGGTGCATATAGTGGAGTCTAGGCGCATATAGTTGCATCTTAGGACCCCTTGAGTTGTGTAGTGCATGCCCACACATACTGGACATGGCTTTGGTCTGCACCCCATCATGAACACTGAGCAACTTACCGAGTCTCTTAGGAGAATAACCCAAAAGTTGGACACCATGGATGCAAGCATCAAAGCATCTTTGCAAAAAGTTAATAATCGTTTGGACCAATTAGATGCATGCGTCCATCGAGTTGAAACCTCCACCCGAGCAAACACCACCATTGGTGAAGATAACCCAATCTCAGGCaagtggtcaggaggatagacaaaGGGGGCGTACACTCGTGCACCCACCCTGTGAAGGGCATTGTGATCATTAtaacccagatgcgcaactcctgaAGGGAGTTAGGGTCGAGGCCTCTACGTttaatggccacttggaccctaaagcttttttagattggttggcggatatgaacCGCTATTTTGAATGGTACGACATGTCGGATGTTGGCCGAGTCCGATTTCTTGAGATGAAGctagtgggccaagcaaagaggttttggactACCGtagaacgaaagaaagaaaggttgagGGAACCCTCAATAGTCCATTAGAAAGAAGTGAAAGAAATTctaaaagagaagtacctccctttttCTTATCACTTGAGGCTGGTTGGAGATTGACAATCTCTTCgatagggttccatgagtgtaactgaatacattgagaagttcgaagagtacttgacctggTGTGAGCTTGAAGGGGATCCCGTgctcactcttgctcgatttaagacgggcctccgttctgacattaggagagagttgctcgccaaagctatagacactcttgaacagatatatcaattgGTGTTCGAGGTTGAGCAATACCTCAAGGTacctgtgggaaggcggtttgcgTCCCGTGATTTTGGCGCCAAGGCCAACCCTTCCGGGGCTAAGCCTGGCACTGGATATCAATACAAGCGTTCTAGTAGTTCTCagtctaggcccaaggatgataagggtaaaggagtTGTTGGGTCTAGCTCGCGTAGAGGCGATGCGAgtaggtgttttagatgtcaggggtttggtcactttgcccaccggTGTGGCAtgaaagagggcaccaaggtgttctTTATTGATGGGCTAGTAGAAGTGCCCCTAGAAAGTGACGGTGAGGAGGATGAATACGAGCTAGCGGAgatccctagtgatgaggaagagggagcgcaagagatTGCGACACTTGCAGTTGTTCGTTGTGCCTTTGCACAAGCAAAGAATACCGACGATTGGCGCGCAACACGATCTTATATACCTACGCCTGTTAGGGAATTTGGTTTAGAGATTTGGGGTAAAAGTAGATGCTCATTGGAGAGAGGTGATAGGAAGGAGATATGGGGTGGAAGATAGGGGGTGGTGGATTAAGGTGTCATCGTTGTATAGATCTTCTCATCTATGGAAGTCGATGGCAATTGTGAAACACAAAGTTTAGGAATTGGTTGGGTTTCTATTGGGAAATGGGGAGAACATTAGATTTTGCGAAGATAAGTGGGTATCAGGGCATAGGCTGAGGAATCTTTTTCCACAATTGGTGGGGATTTCCTTTGAGGCAGATCTTAGGGTGGCTAGCTGTTTTTCCATTGTGGGAGAGGAAGTAGTATGAACCCACCGTGTAGAAGGAACTTGGTGGatgaagaaatttcaaaattcattAACTTGCTCAGTATGCTTTCTAAGATGATCATGGCTATTTTAGAACTGGACTCGATGGTGTGGTTAAAAGAAAATTCTAGCAAGTTCTCAGTGAAGTCCCTTTATATGTCTGTCAGTGGGGTTCCCTCGTGGGTGGGGGTTTGCCCAACGTCATTTGTTTGGCGATATGGAGCTCCCTCAAAGGTGGCAGCGATCGCGTGGCTAGTGGGGAAGAAGAAAGTGCTAACAGTGGATAACCTCCGCAAAAGAAATTTCATTCCGCCGAATGCATGTCTATTATGTTCGTGAGTTGAAGAAAGTGCTAACAATGGATAACCTCTGCAAAAGAAATTTCATTCTGCCGAATGCATGTCTATTATGTTTGTGAGTTGAGGAAATAGTGGATCATTTATTTATCCAATGCTCGTTCACAAGAGAAATGTGGGATAATTTCTTCAAATTATTTGGCATTGCATGAGTTTCGCCTGGCTCTATTGATAACTTCTTCTTGATGTGGCATGGCGGGGGTGTCGGGATGACTGGGAGGAAATTTTGGCACCTAAGTCTTCTAGCAAGTATTTGTGCTCTTTGGTTTAAGAGGAATGGTTGATGTTTTCGAAACCGAAAAGGGTAGGTGATGGAAGTCTTCTAAAGGGTTAAATTTCATGTGTTGGAGTGGGTGCAAACATCAAAGTTCATTTCTCATGTACCGGAATGTTGTCGAGATGtgtaaatttgttttttctttatgCTCGTAAATTTATGGCATTGGCCTTTTTCGAATAAAATTgtcaatgttaaaaaaaaaaaaaaaataataaaaaagaaaagttttttttttttttaaaaaaaaaaacaggtcaAGTTCTTCGAATACTGTCTGGCACCCGTCTACCCGTTTACATCCCTATTTGGGAGGATTTGTGATAGCAACTAGAAGAAGTTCAACTAATaattgtcatctttcaaaaaaaagttAAACTAATTGTGATGAACCTGAAATTGTACATTCTAGATATTTGAAGCATTGCATAAAGGAGTGGATAACTATGCCAAATCGCTTTGTGCAAAGCTCGAGCATATCACATCCTAGGGTTTCTAAAGGTGTTGCACCTCTAGAGTATCTCATTGTTGGAACAAGAGAAAAGCTGTTTTTGTTTATTCAAACTAATCAAAGTCCAATCTCTACTTTATGGTCTGCATGTCTATTTATAAACCTAGTACGTAGCTATCCTTCTTGAACTCAAAACTATTCCTAATTGGTGCAAACACATCACCAAAAACTATCTTAGTTACACTCAAATTGTAGGTAGACCTTTTACCTTGTTGAAAAATAGGCAAAACCTGAAGTTAAAAGGCTTCAAATAGCATTCGAAATCCCAATACCATGTTGAGACGAATGTAGTGCTATTGTTGGATGTTTTATTACTACTGTAGCATTACTGTGGCATGCTATGAAATGTTTGTGAAGCTAGGAACTGATTTCATCAATTCATCTCAGCTTGTAAAGAACTACTCGAGTTGGAAGCCTATGATGATCTTCAAATTTGACGTGCCTCTGTCTTCTTCAATCTTGAGGGGAGTTGGTGGTGCAATCCTATGTGTTGTATCGACATCTCTTGTGTCAGCTGACATTCGAGATTTCTCCACCTCTGCTTTCGTCTTCATGCTTTCCATGTCTTAGGTATTTACTTTGGCTCCTTCACTATGCGTGCCTCCATGAAGGCATCCATCTATTCTTTTGATCAAACAGCTACTTGAGATGGATTAGGATTGGTGACGGTGCCTTCCTCACTCACTAGTTACTTCTTGCCTTTGTTGCATAATCTTTCCTGTAAGGAGTCCTCGATCTGTAGGCTCCTATCGTCGTTCAGACCATTGTTACCTAAATCACCAACCCCCTACATTTTTCGTATGGATCTTGTGATTCAGATTGTGGGTCACTTGTGATCTGGATTGGTATTTTTATTGATTTGAAATTATGGGTGGATTATCTTGTAATGTCAATCTATATTTAGGGTGTAGAGATTTATATGTAGAATTATGCAACATCATGCATTTAAAAAGTGGACCGACCTTTAGGGTTTGGGGTAGTAAAGGGGCTGCAATTGGAGATTGGGGTGGGGAAAGGGCTTGCTTCTAGCGATATGGTGGGAATTGGGGCGGTAGAGAGTTAAAGGCTGGGGTTAGGATTTCCATGGAAGGTTTGGCATGGGGAAAAGGTGGTACAGTTGTGTGAAATTAGTGCTGATGAAGAGGAGTCGTTACGATAtggccgtaaaggccgatacataTAAGTAACAACCGTGACCGTTATGCGATACGGAGGTGAAACGGGGCAAttggttttttgggaccgtatTAGCTGTTATAGGGCATAACGATCGTTACCCCTGTAACGGTTGAAAAatgattactttttttttttttttttttctatttaaattcaattttctcctcttttttccaCTTCTCTCGTTCGAAAAACTTTCGTAGATTATTCTACAGTAGATTTCAACCACTGTTATTATAATTCTCTCTCTTGGATGTAAACAAGTGACGGTTTAGGCACCGAGTGGGAGAAGGTAGTCATTGGTGTGCCAGTTCTCAAGGAAAACCTACCAATCTATTCTCCTCTATCCGGGGCAATTACCACGAACATGCGCTAACCTCTTCAACCTACTCGATTGACCGCTTCTTCAGGTGACGGGGATGTCCATCCATCATATCTGTTGGTCTGCTCGGAGCATAACCCATACTTGGAGGTTTCATATAGGATTAAAAttgtagattgaagtgatttgggtGAATAGCTCTGAgagccatttaaaaaaaaaaaatcgaaaaaatggtatttatgcGCCCGcaaccaaccccccccccccacacacacacttgGAGGTTTCATATAGGATTAAAActatagattgaagtgatttgggtGAATAGAAGCTCTGAGCCCCccaatttctagttctaattcttgattgtgatgtgtgcaTATTGgagacacataaccatgttcataaattcaccagacaacTGGATACTGCACTCTTACCAATGAGTGGACCGTTAAGCTATCATAAATAGGTTCAAAACAAAAAAGGATGAATACATTTTTGGAATATTTATATCATGTTAGATTTTCTAAACATTTTTCCAGAATTTTTCGGACAAAAAAAATCAACCATTATGGGGTCATAATGTTCATTACGTCCCTGTATCGACCGTTACGGCTGACACCcatattggtaatggtggtgaccgttatggccaccattataTGGAATACCTTGACATGTAATGGGTGAACCGGTGCAGATTATCCAAAATGATCCTTTTAGTagcattttatttccatttaccTGTCTGCTGCTATTGCATTCTCTGATTCATTTGGGCATAATTGGTCTTTAGTTTGCAAGTAGCAAACATGTATGGTGAGGTGGGCCAACACATGGATAGACTGTAGGAAAAAAGTCATTGTGAAGCATTGCTCATTATTTTAGTTAAATGTCCCTTTCTCAGGTCACTGACAGGAGGCTACCACAGTTTGATCGCTTTTTCTTTCTGGCACATTGCCATCTTGGTGGCTCTCCAGATCAGTGGTCCTGGTCATTGTACTTATGTGCCCCTCTATGCTCGTGGCAACCTACCTTTTGTTAACAGAGGGCAGAATGGACTTCCCTCTGAATCCGAAAAATGAGGGGCATCTATTGAGATATCTTATTTTTACACGTGTTACTCAACCTGCTGTGATCCTTAgtttttccccccccccccccccccccttcttgaTTTATGTTCTTTCCAGTTCTTTTATTGTCTTCGTTTATTAACTTAtccatggatctaaatttgactTAATCCATTCATGATTGACATTTGTTTAGCTGCTGATGTTATACTATGGAAGCGCCAAAGCATATCTTTTGGCATTATTGTTGTTGCCACTGTTGCATGGCTCCTATATGAGCAGTCAGGGTTGTCATTCTTATCAATTTCTTCAGACGTACTGCTGATTTTAGTTGTATTCCGGTTCGTTCAGGTCAACAGTGCCGTTTTTCTAAATAAGTAAGCCTTTAGCCTTCATGTGTCTTGTtctcatatatttttttaaatattattactattattttttacggaggaattatatgatgctTGATTGGAGGATATGCATTGTATCCTTAGATTTTCGGATCTTGAAAGCGGGGCTCATGGTTCGGTTATCCAGGCTGTTGGCCCACAATGGATGGGCCTTGCCCCAAAAGAATATCCCAGTATGGATGATCTCTAGCTATCTCACGGTTTTCCCATTTAAGGAGATATTCTTGGCCATGATCTATCCTCTATTGGCTCATGTCTGAATCACCAAATGATGGTCCCCACTTTACAAGCTTGGGATCCAACGATACTGTAGATATGCCTGACTGAGAACCATCTAGTTTATTGTGAGGGTTCTGTGAAGCAAcacacattttttattttatttatttgttttgtgcAGACACCTTCAACCATTGCCAGAACTGGTTTTATCAGAGGAGATGGTTAACAATGCAGCCGCTTCATTTCGTGTTAAAATCAACTATGTGCTGCTCATGGCACATGATATCACTCTTGGCAAGGACTTCAGACTATTTTTTAAGGTCAACAGTTATTGACTGTTTTAAAGTTTGCAGCCTATAAATTCTCAATAACCAGTGGAAAGAAGTTTTTCTTAACATATTACACTATATCTGGCAGGTGGTGGTTGGCCTCTGGCTTTTATCTGTTATTGGTAGCTTTTTTTCATTCATCACACTTTCATATATTGGTAcgtctcttttttatttttatttttacgtaTTAACATATTCATTTTATTAAGAGGGACAGGATCAAGTGATATATGCCTATATCTATGTTAGTTGCCAAGCACTCGATCGtcatacatgtggcacacatgtacaAGGTGCAATCCATTTACTTGTTCCTTTGTTTAATATCTCAGAAGTTCATAATAATTCGGCTGATACCAAACTGTGCATTTCCAATTATTGGAGGTTCTCTTGGAGATCAAGGCTTGCTCTCTACAACATCTCTACTGCCCATGTGCCACGAAGCTCTATCCATATGGCACGTGATCACATGGGTAGACTAGGGTCTAAGAATCATTGTGATTTAGTAATCCTAGCCTTCTAATCCGCGTTAACTTTTTGGATGTTGAATACGGGAAATTCTCAATTTGCTCAACATttttagctgtccattttctgACAGATAATGTGACATCTAATATGGCAGCTACTAGATCAATATCTTCGATTGCCCTAGAAGTGTGCCCCGTGTGAAAGGCTGTTGACTAGCAAGGCTTAACCTCTGAGAGGCTTTCTCAAGCCTACCTAGCAAACCTCATCCTGCGCTACCATTGAACTTACATTGAAGTTGGTCTATTGATCCTAATCTCTCTGTTGATGGACCATGATACCTTACATGTGGACTGTGATGATCTCATGTGTGGTCATATGTGGCCTACTTTACACATGTATTATGGTTTCTAGTGTTTCACACTATTATCTTTCCTTTAGATCTTCAGATTGTTTGTTAGAATAGAGTTTTAGTTCATAGGCTTTGTTTTATGTAATAACTCAAGTATGGGGATTTTTTGTACTTTCATGTGTTCCAAAACGTGATTgtgattgtgtgtgtgtgcgtgtttgtgtgtgtttgagagagagagagagagagagagagagagagagagagagagccttgtTCTTTTATTATTAGGGCTTTCTTCATTAAAAGCAAAAATACAAAATTTGCTTTCACGCTTAGGTCATTACATTACATATGCTCATGGGCCTAAACCTCAATCCTTCACATATTTAAGCCCATAAAACATAGGAAACCATATGATAGACCAAGTTGGCCCACTGGACTGCTCGTGTGATCAATATGGACcgtcaacactccccctcaagttggagcatatacATTATGAATGCTCAACTTGACACAAAGACGATCTAAACAAGTATGACCAAGAGCCGTAGGGAACGTATCTACCAAATGATCTTGGGACTTGACAAATGACATGCAAATTTCCTTGTTGGCAACTTTCTTTTAGATGAAGTGACAATCTACTTCGATATCCTTGGTTCTCTCATGATAAATAGGATTGTTGGCAATGGAGAGGCAGCCTGATTATCACAATACAACCTCATGGGAATATCAATCATAAACCTAAGCTCACACATTACCTTCTTGCCAAAGAGTTCACAGGTCGCATGG
This region includes:
- the LOC131223828 gene encoding reticulon-like protein B16 isoform X3, whose protein sequence is MDHSQDQCNIEATGDARRERLLDKSNSFTSVSSGYRLFDRQRSIRQIMGGGKAADVILWKRQSISFGIIVVATVAWLLYEQSGLSFLSISSDVLLILVVFRFVQVNSAVFLNKHLQPLPELVLSEEMVNNAAASFRVKINYVLLMAHDITLGKDFRLFFKVVVGLWLLSVIGSFFSFITLSYIGTIVSITIPALYNKYEEHVDRYVGLVHNKISKHYSIVDANVISRIPGNFSKKKDS
- the LOC131223828 gene encoding reticulon-like protein B16 isoform X4; the encoded protein is MDHSQDQCNIEATGDARRERLLDKTADVILWKRQSISFGIIVVATVAWLLYEQSGLSFLSISSDVLLILVVFRFVQVNSAVFLNKHLQPLPELVLSEEMVNNAAASFRVKINYVLLMAHDITLGKDFRLFFKVVVGLWLLSVIGSFFSFITLSYIEGTEIPRICDKEGTIVSITIPALYNKYEEHVDRYVGLVHNKISKHYSIVDANVISRIPGNFSKKKDS
- the LOC131223828 gene encoding reticulon-like protein B16 isoform X2, yielding MDHSQDQCNIEATGDARRERLLDKSNSFTSVSSGYRLFDRQRSIRQIMGGGKAADVILWKRQSISFGIIVVATVAWLLYEQSGLSFLSISSDVLLILVVFRFVQVNSAVFLNKHLQPLPELVLSEEMVNNAAASFRVKINYVLLMAHDITLGKDFRLFFKVVVGLWLLSVIGSFFSFITLSYIEGTEIPRICDKEGTIVSITIPALYNKYEEHVDRYVGLVHNKISKHYSIVDANVISRIPGNFSKKKDS